The genomic stretch TTTGAGGTATTAAATGAACTACGCGCAAACTATAAGCTGTTGCTATTAACAAACGGATCGCCTCAGCTTCAGAATACAAAACTAGAAATCACGCCAGAAATTGCTCCGTATTTTGATGAGATTGTCATTTCTGGAGCATTTGGAAGAGGCAAGCCTGATCCGTCAATTTTTGATCATGCGTTATCTTTGTTAAACTTATCAAAAGATGAAGTGATTATGGTTGGTGATAATTTAATGACGGACATTCTTGGCGCTTCTCGAGCTGGAATACGCTCTGTCTGGGTGAACCGTGACAATAAAAAAGCGGATAAAGTTGTACCGTTTCATGAAATTAAAAGACTGAGTGAGTTGCATGAGTTCTTAAATCAAGAATAATTTTAATCATTTTTTTTGCAAAGCTCTTGATAGACACAATGTCTACAGCGAGTGCTTTGTTTCAATGGAAACGCACTTAGTGGCTTCGGTTGATTGTACTCTGGGTGTTCGATATATAGATGCATGTTTATCAGGCTCTCTTTAAGAGTATGATGGAATGCATCTATTTCTTTTTCTGTTACAGAATACGTGTGGTTACCTCCTGAATAAAGGTATTCGTTACGAATCTGAATAGAACTTAGTGGAGCATTGTAGGTTCTTTGTATATAAAGAGCGCAAAGAGCGAGCTGTGTCAGGTGGTCATGCGCCTGCTTTCCCGTTTTCCAATTCACGATGATGTATTGGTTTGTATCTGGCTTATAGTAGAGAAGGTCTAATGAAACAAATACTTTAACTGAGTCAAGTTCTACTGATTGAAACGCTTCTTGCGGAAGAATTTGAATTGAATCACTTGACTGAAGGTCTCTAAATGTTTTACTTCGAAAAAAAGAGGTGACACACCTCTCGATGGACGTTTTGGTTTGCTGAATTTCATAATCTGCTAAATATCCTTTTTGGTAGTATTCTAATATCATGGTGTACACATTCGGCTCATGATACCAATCGTCGCCGTAGTCTCTTGTTTGCAAATAAACACGACGTAATTCGTGATCAACGAAATTACGCATGGCAGTCCTTTGCTCTTCA from Bacillus sp. 1780r2a1 encodes the following:
- a CDS encoding PD-(D/E)XK nuclease family protein, with the protein product MIMLLANPPRFSWSHARHNQMIECPRKYAYQYYFSHEGWLSSSTKLAKQAYRLKKMVTLPLLVGQAVRQAIQNYSFRENTASLEEQRTAMRNFVDHELRRVYLQTRDYGDDWYHEPNVYTMILEYYQKGYLADYEIQQTKTSIERCVTSFFRSKTFRDLQSSDSIQILPQEAFQSVELDSVKVFVSLDLLYYKPDTNQYIIVNWKTGKQAHDHLTQLALCALYIQRTYNAPLSSIQIRNEYLYSGGNHTYSVTEKEIDAFHHTLKESLINMHLYIEHPEYNQPKPLSAFPLKQSTRCRHCVYQELCKKND